The window TTGGTAGGGGCCGTGCAGATGAACCAGCACATACAGTATTGGTTCTCTGTTCATGTGTCATGTATCAGGAGGTAAAAGATTGAACAACCCAAATTGGCACAAGGAAATGTCTGAAAGAGCATATTTAGCTGGCTAAGGGGAGGACCCTTCCGTGATTTTTGGTGATTCTGCAAGCATCACTTAAACATGGAGAAAGGAAACATGCACTTGTGTGGTCGGAGAGAAATACACCAGATTTATTGTACTGAGAGATACAAGAGGTATTTCTATGCGGCTGCAGTAGCTACGTAATgcttccccccaaaaaaaggcATTCACCAAGAACGTCTCCGCTCAGTCAGCCTCAGTCCTGGAGGTGGACATCCTGTCCCTAAACCTCTGTGGGCTGCGGTCCAttgccagcagtgtgcttgaTGCTCCCATTTAGGGTGCTGGCCCTGAAGATGTACGACCTCCCTCTTACCGAGCCTTCGGTGTGGATGCTTTCTGGCTTGTTCTGGCAGCGGAAAAACATGAGGAAGCCGTTCCGATAGTTCTTGTTCATCCATCCGTAGAGCAGGGGGTTGACAAATGTAGAGCACATGGCCCCCACATGGAAGACGGTGTACAGCAGTTTGTACTCGTGGAAGATAAGAACCAGATCAAGATCAATGGCAAGCTGGAATATGTGGAAGGGTAGCCAGCAGACCGCAAAGACCACAACTACCATCACCAGCATTTTGGTGgtcttcttcctcctgcactGGTTTTCATTCCGAGATGTGGGACTGACATGGCTTTTCAGCTTGAACCAGATCCTGGTATAAGCATAACAAATAACTGCGAGGGGAAAAACATACTGCAGGAGGAGCATGGACAGACTGTAGATAGTGGCATCTCTGTTATTACCAGAAGGCCATTTTTCGGAGCAGACAGCCATTTTGAGGTTGATGGATGGGATTTCCTCGTAGCGGAACTCTCTGAAGATGGCCAGAGGACCCGCTAGGATGGCTGCTGCCAGCCACATGATGGCTATGATGGTGAAGCTGAGCCTCCTGGAGATCCTGCTGTCCAGGTGGAACACAATACATCGATACCGATCCAGGGCAATCACCGTCAGGGTGAGAATGGACACGTGGACACTCAGAGCTTGAGCGTAAGGGACCAGATGGCAAAGAACAGCTCCAAACTTCCACTCATCCAGCAGCGTGTACACTAAGGTGAACGGCAGACAGAGGGTGTCCACCATCAGATCTGCCAGGGCCAGGTTGGCTATGAAGAGGTTGGTGACAGTCCTCATGGTTTTGTACTTCACTATTATGTAGATGACCAAGGAGTTGCCAATGAACCCCAGGAGGATGATGAGGGAGTAGGCAGCAATCAGAACCACCTGGACCCCCAGGATCTTGGTGCTGTCCATCATAACACTGCGGGACCCAGAGAGATCCAGGCTGGGAGTGACGAAGTCCTTGGTGTGCCAGCCCTGTGGCAGCTTCTCATCTAATGCTGGCTTCTCCATGGTAAGGGTGCTGTTGGCTCCCTCCAGCAGTCCCATGCCTGGCCTGGCACCCTTGGATGGGAGGAGAAGGTCTGGAacacagacacagcagaagTGAGAGCATGGGAGACAACAGAGCGTCTGCAAGAGATGAGACTTCATGGACGTGTCCCACATGGCATTCCGGGCGGTGACAccctcctgccttcccactTCAGTGATGGCGTCAGTCATCTTTGGGTGACAATATCTGTCTCCCTCTCTCCACAGGAGCATCCCGTGCTGCTCCCACCACAGATGCCACCACCCGAGCATCCCCTGGTAGTGGTTGGCATCGCAGAGCGCCTGCTGGGAAGCGCACGTGCCACAGAGCTGCACACGGGCAAACAGCCAGAGCTGTGAACAAGCatcccacagagctgctgctgagagccaAAGACCCGGCATCAGCCAGCTTCTCACCACGCCACGCACAAATGTCTGCAAGAATCTGGCTTTGGGAGCAGGGACCCCGGTGGGTGAGCCAGAAGTGACTCAGCCTGGAGCAGGCAGTTGGCGTTTGGTGCCGTCGGAACAGCTGAGTGTTGGCACAGAGGGGCTTTTGTGCGGTCCAAACACAGCGGGAGGAAAGCCAGCTCTGTCACTAGCACCTTCCCAGTGCCTGTGTCTCTGAAGTGCTGCTGGCGTGCGTGGGGAGGGGTGTCATGGCCCCCAGAACTCCTTCCTTCCCTTATTTATACCAAGGGAGCAAAAGTCATTGCCCTGCCCAAACAGGGCTGTTTGCAGAGCACCGTGCTTTCTGTGACCTGGGGACAGAAGGGGACAACGCTCTGCCACAGAGGGAAGGAGACATGGGGTTTAAATgaaggtgggaactgggggCAGCCCCTTGCTCACCTTCTCAACCCTCCCTGAGGAGTAAACTGCTCTGATTTCATCCCCAGTGTGATGGGAACACTGCCGGCCGATTGCTGGAGGGCTGCTCCTGGAAGCTGCCTCGCCCTGCCCGAGCACCGGCTTTCTTCTGCCATCTCCACACCCTTTGGCTTGGCTATTGAACTCCGCAGCTGGCTGCTTTGTGCCAACCATTCCTTCCAAACAAAGCTGCTGGCTCAGCTACCATGGTAATGGAGACCACAAAGCTGCCGCCAAGCgggcaggaaggcagctgtTGGCAGCATGGTGAGAGGCCACAAGGCTGGTGGGGGGAACAGCAGTGCTGGACACGCTTCCAGGGGCTGCCCTTTCCCTGTTGGGTTTGTACACCTCCCTGGCTGTCTAGCCTCACTTTATCACTGCCACTTGTTACCTCCTTTTTTGCCTGTCCCGTTTACCTTCAGTGCCCACGTCCTGGCATGAGAACAGCGTGCActgccttccctccttcccatcTCACCAGCAGTGCGCTGCTGCATCCCATGGCCGCATCTGGGGCTGTTGCCTTTTGCTGGAGACTAGCAGCCTCTCCCcatcagcaaggagctgggaacaTCATGGTTATTGGAGCTGTTTCGCTTCCTAACAAAACAGCCTTAATGGAGCTATTATttgatttgctttgctttgcgTTTTTtgcgtgtttttttttccaaaggggAGCTATTAAAAATCAATTAAGGCATTTTAATTAAGAGGTAAAATGGTAATAATAAGTGTTCCTCCTCCAGGGGCTGCCTGGAGGttgcagggatgctgctggagTGGACCAAGGTCTGTTCCAGTGAGTAATGGAAGTGCTGGCATACGTGTATACTGCTGCCCATGCCCAGCGGGCCTGCCAGGCAAGATGGAAAAATCCTTGTAGCTGAGAGCCAACTGCTTTtgggagaggaaaacagcagaacaaggcCAGGAGGAGGCAGAAATACCACCTAAAACAGAGCTTGCTGAtagaaatcactttttctttccccagcagcGGGACCGGGTCGCCAGCAGACACGCTGCGTGGGAGCAAAGGGCACAGGAAAGAGGGAGGTAGGGACAAAAATGGCTCAGAGCATGGCCAGGAATCATGATCCTGTCACAGCTGTCCTTGACTGGGAAGGGGGGAGTGGAGGCACTCGAGCATCCCCTGCTTTCTGCTCCCAACCTGGCTGATGACAGCCACGATCTCTTTCTACAGCAGCACTGGAGCGTGAGGGCTGAGGATGATGGATGTTTCGTGGCTTGGCTCACAGATTTGTTCCATGCTGTGTCCTTTCTccaaagcagctcagctccatcaAACCCCCTCGTctccagcagcctgctctggagCACTCATCTCGTCCCCAtctcagcagcaggcaggtgaAGCCCCCTTCTGcctgagctccagcacagcatgtaagggaagaaaacacaataaaatggGATACAGAGGTTAACCAGCCTGCCTGAGGCCACACAGAGAGTCTACGTCAGGCTGGGAACGCAGCCCAGGTTCCCTCACTCTGGTCTCCTGCTCTCACCACCAGAGAGGAGGCAGCTTCTCTCGGGATAACTGGAGTGGCTGAACGGAGATGAGAGGAGTTGCATGAAAATACAATGTGTGAGTGAGGGAGGGGATGGGGTTTTGCCATCTGCATGTGATGTGATGGTCTGAgggcaagcagcagctcttgaATTATATCTTGAAGTTAAAGACCAGGTTGAAATTGTCCTGGCCCCTTCTATCTCCAGTGAAGGGGTAATTGCCCCACTACAACATTACGGCAGAAGGGGACACTGTTCTGCAGGACACGCTGTGGGAACAGAGTGATGCTGTTCTGAGACAGCACAGCGTGACACCACGATGGGGCCGTGCACCTTATGAGGGCTGCAGAGGGAAGagacagccctgcagaagggaccaggctgccctgggGGCTCTGCTGCCTTGGGAAAGTTCAGGAGTCTGGGGTAGATGAGACGAGAGGGGACGGAGGCAGCAAACCCACTAACAGAACAGCCAGGGAGCAAGCCCGCTATCCTGCTTTGGGAGGGACCAGAAACTCAGGTTTTTTGGTGTAATGCAGGCTACAACAGGACCAGGAGAAGCTCTGTTCCACAACCAACATGCAAGCAGAACATCAAGCAAGCAAGCACCAatttccctcctgcagccctctaTCTCCTTGTGCCTTTCTGTCCCTGAGGGCAGTGATCCCTGGCAGC of the Numida meleagris isolate 19003 breed g44 Domestic line chromosome 12, NumMel1.0, whole genome shotgun sequence genome contains:
- the LOC110405492 gene encoding neuropeptide Y receptor type 2-like isoform X1 translates to MPGLWLSAAALWDACSQLWLFARVQLCGTCASQQALCDANHYQGMLGWWHLWWEQHGMLLWREGDRYCHPKMTDAITEVGRQEGVTARNAMWDTSMKSHLLQTLCCLPCSHFCCVCVPDLLLPSKGARPGMGLLEGANSTLTMEKPALDEKLPQGWHTKDFVTPSLDLSGSRSVMMDSTKILGVQVVLIAAYSLIILLGFIGNSLVIYIIVKYKTMRTVTNLFIANLALADLMVDTLCLPFTLVYTLLDEWKFGAVLCHLVPYAQALSVHVSILTLTVIALDRYRCIVFHLDSRISRRLSFTIIAIMWLAAAILAGPLAIFREFRYEEIPSINLKMAVCSEKWPSGNNRDATIYSLSMLLLQYVFPLAVICYAYTRIWFKLKSHVSPTSRNENQCRRKKTTKMLVMVVVVFAVCWLPFHIFQLAIDLDLVLIFHEYKLLYTVFHVGAMCSTFVNPLLYGWMNKNYRNGFLMFFRCQNKPESIHTEGSVRGRSYIFRASTLNGSIKHTAGNGPQPTEV
- the LOC110405492 gene encoding neuropeptide Y receptor type 2-like isoform X2 — protein: MGLLEGANSTLTMEKPALDEKLPQGWHTKDFVTPSLDLSGSRSVMMDSTKILGVQVVLIAAYSLIILLGFIGNSLVIYIIVKYKTMRTVTNLFIANLALADLMVDTLCLPFTLVYTLLDEWKFGAVLCHLVPYAQALSVHVSILTLTVIALDRYRCIVFHLDSRISRRLSFTIIAIMWLAAAILAGPLAIFREFRYEEIPSINLKMAVCSEKWPSGNNRDATIYSLSMLLLQYVFPLAVICYAYTRIWFKLKSHVSPTSRNENQCRRKKTTKMLVMVVVVFAVCWLPFHIFQLAIDLDLVLIFHEYKLLYTVFHVGAMCSTFVNPLLYGWMNKNYRNGFLMFFRCQNKPESIHTEGSVRGRSYIFRASTLNGSIKHTAGNGPQPTEV